The Vicia villosa cultivar HV-30 ecotype Madison, WI linkage group LG1, Vvil1.0, whole genome shotgun sequence genome includes a region encoding these proteins:
- the LOC131661440 gene encoding uncharacterized protein LOC131661440, with the protein MEKVQLIRKKMKALQTIQKSYYDKRRKNLEFQARDHVFLRVTSVTGVGRALKSKKLTPRFIGLYQISDRVGKVTYRVALPLIIADLHDVIQVSQLRKYISHPSHVIHMDNVQVRDNLTMETMSIRIKCREMKTLRGKEIALVKVVWTKDVGESTTWELESKMRESYPELFA; encoded by the coding sequence ATGGAAAAAGTGCAGTTAATCCGAAAAAAGATGAAGGCTTTGCAGACCATACAGAAGAGTTACTATGACAAGAGAAGGAAAAATTTGGAATTTCAAGCAAGAGaccatgtattcttaagagtcaCGTCGGTGACCGGCGTTGGACGcgcattgaagtcgaagaagctcactcctcggTTTATTGGTCTGTATCAAATTTCAGACAGAGTTGGAAAAGTTACTTACAGGGTGGCCTTACCACTTATTATTGCGGATTTGCATGATGTAATTCAAGTGTCACAACTCCGGAAGTATATTTCACATCCATCACATGTGATTCATATGGATAATGTGCAAGTACGGGATAATCTGACTATGGAAACAATGTCCATACGAATAAAATGTCGTGAGATGAAAACACTAAGAGGCAAAGaaattgctttggtgaaagtagTTTGGACAAAAGATGTCGGAGAAAGCACTACGTGGGAATTAGAGAGCAAGATGCGGGAGTCTTATCCCGAGTTATTTGCATGA